The genomic stretch GATATGCCGGATGCCAACGAGGTGCAGATAGTCCCGGAATGCCCTACAGACATAACCCGCTCCGTTGTCCGAGAGCAGTCTGGTACGGTCCTCGACAGGCACCTCGGTCATCCCGGTGGCGTCGACAGCTTCCTGGATTACCTCGATGAGGGAGTTCGCCGACATATCTCTTTGCAGCTTCCAGGCTAGGATGAAACGGGAGTAGTCGTCCATCACGGTCACCAGGTAGTAGTAGCCCCAGCCCACTACCCGAAAGTAGGAAGCGTCGGTAGCCCACATCTGGTGGGGTCGTGTGGTCTTGGCGTGATACTCCTTACCCGCTACGAGCTGCACCTCCAGTCGTTTCAACCAGCCCCTCCTTACGCAGGATGCGGTACACCGTGGACTCGGATACCGCAAAGCCCGCGTTGTCCGTTATCCAGGTTGCCAGTTGCCGGCTGCTGAGTTCAGGGAAATCCCGAGCTGTTGTTAGTATCTTCTCTTCTTCCTCAGGGATTATCCGGTTCCAGGACCTTCCCCTGTCTCCTGAGTGGGGCTCCGAGCCATCGCCTCGCTGCTCCTGCCGCCATCGGTAGTATGTGCTCCTGGGTATCCCCATTTCCACCAGTGCCTGCCGCTTGCGCCCGGATAGGGCCTCCATCTGGTACAGCACCGCGGTCTTTTCCACAGCACTCATGTGCCGGCGCCATTGTGCTCCTCCAGCGGAGGAATAGCCGTTTTTTTAAGACGGTATCCGTCAAGGGACAGGTCAGCTACCAGGTGCTTGAGATCGGCGTTCTCCCGCTTTATCTGCTCAATCTCTTGACGAGTGGCATCCCTTAAGGTATCCCGGGTTAGCCGTTCCTTCCCTGCCTCCATGAAGTCCTTGGTCCAGGCGTAAAAAGCCCCTGGCTTGATCCCTTCCCGTCGACAGAGATCCCTTACTGCCACCTCCCGCCGGAACCCCTCCAGCACTATACGGACCTTCTCCTCCGGGGTGTACCTGCGCCTGGCTACCACTCTAACCTGCTGCATGAAGCCCCTGGTTTCCTTAGTCCTTACCTCAGCAGCATCAGTTTTATCTGCAATGTTCTGGGACACGTTTAACTCCTTCCTCATTGAGGTTAGTCTACTACCTCTCAGGAGCTTGTGCCACCCACCTGGAGTGTACGGTTATAGTGGCCCTATCTGTGTCCCATTATCGCTGACGGTCTACACCTCTCCGTTTGAGAAAGGCGAGACAAGGCCAACACGTACGGCTTT from Dehalococcoidales bacterium encodes the following:
- a CDS encoding DDE-type integrase/transposase/recombinase, which translates into the protein MKRLEVQLVAGKEYHAKTTRPHQMWATDASYFRVVGWGYYYLVTVMDDYSRFILAWKLQRDMSANSLIEVIQEAVDATGMTEVPVEDRTRLLSDNGAGYVCRAFRDYLHLVGIRHILAAPFHPQTNGKLERYHQSIKREVNQVPYELPGQLERAIADFVEYYNFHRYHKALGNVTPTDVLQGRREQILQRRKEVQIQTSNRRRDYNRGLRELANAA
- a CDS encoding helix-turn-helix domain-containing protein gives rise to the protein MEKTAVLYQMEALSGRKRQALVEMGIPRSTYYRWRQEQRGDGSEPHSGDRGRSWNRIIPEEEEKILTTARDFPELSSRQLATWITDNAGFAVSESTVYRILRKEGLVETTGGAARSG
- a CDS encoding transposase, giving the protein MSQNIADKTDAAEVRTKETRGFMQQVRVVARRRYTPEEKVRIVLEGFRREVAVRDLCRREGIKPGAFYAWTKDFMEAGKERLTRDTLRDATRQEIEQIKRENADLKHLVADLSLDGYRLKKTAIPPLEEHNGAGT